A window of the Tunturibacter empetritectus genome harbors these coding sequences:
- the crtI gene encoding phytoene desaturase family protein — translation MRRNMGKTKPSEVVIVGAGPGGLAVAMLLAKAGVQVTVLEKRSQVGGRTSTIERGGFKFDIGPTFFLYPKVLREIFKTSGYDLDVEVPMTRLDPQYRLVFGAGGELLATPDAERMRQAIATISPQDAARLDNFMTQNRKKLTSFIPFLQSPFESWKDLAKPGMMKLLPLLAPWRSLDQDLQQHFKDERIRLGFSFQSKYLGMSPFQCPSLFSILSFLEYEHGVFHPTGGCGAVTQAMARIAREMGVKILLNEPVEQVFVENGKAIGVKTTRHSLPADAVVVNADFAGAMRQMIPNHQRRKWTNETLAKKDYSCSTFMMYLGIDGCYDEVSHHTIYLAENYRQNLKDIETLHRLSDNPSFYVQNASVTDSTLAPKGSSTLYVLLPVTHETGSKGSNSVDWEMETPRFRKLAFKQLEKIGITDVERRIRTEKIITPSDWSSEFNLYKGATFSMAHSLKQMLHLRPHNRFEDIGQMYLVGGGTHPGSGLPVIFESARITSRLLLQDMKIEPRWESVSPISDDELVGVAS, via the coding sequence ATGCGCAGGAATATGGGAAAAACAAAACCTTCAGAAGTTGTAATAGTCGGAGCGGGCCCGGGCGGACTGGCAGTGGCGATGCTCCTGGCGAAGGCAGGAGTTCAAGTTACTGTCCTCGAGAAGCGCAGCCAAGTTGGAGGGAGGACCTCGACGATTGAACGGGGCGGCTTCAAGTTCGACATTGGTCCAACGTTCTTCTTGTACCCAAAGGTCCTAAGAGAAATCTTCAAGACGTCAGGATATGACTTGGATGTCGAAGTGCCGATGACTCGGCTTGATCCTCAGTATAGGTTGGTGTTCGGCGCAGGAGGTGAGTTGTTGGCAACGCCAGATGCGGAGCGCATGAGGCAGGCAATTGCCACGATCTCGCCGCAGGATGCGGCTCGTCTCGATAACTTCATGACGCAGAATCGAAAAAAGCTCACTAGTTTTATCCCGTTTCTGCAATCACCCTTCGAGAGCTGGAAGGATTTGGCAAAACCAGGAATGATGAAGCTTCTGCCCTTGCTGGCTCCTTGGCGTTCCCTAGATCAAGATCTACAGCAGCACTTCAAGGATGAGAGGATCCGACTCGGCTTCAGCTTTCAGTCGAAATATCTAGGAATGAGTCCATTCCAATGCCCTAGTCTATTTTCTATTCTCTCGTTTCTCGAATATGAACATGGAGTGTTTCATCCGACAGGCGGGTGCGGGGCTGTTACACAGGCAATGGCGAGAATCGCTCGAGAAATGGGGGTAAAGATTCTGCTCAACGAGCCGGTAGAGCAAGTCTTCGTGGAGAACGGAAAGGCAATCGGCGTAAAAACAACGCGCCATAGCTTGCCCGCAGATGCAGTCGTGGTGAACGCAGACTTCGCAGGTGCGATGCGGCAGATGATTCCGAATCATCAACGAAGAAAATGGACAAACGAAACGCTGGCTAAGAAGGATTATTCGTGTTCGACGTTCATGATGTATCTGGGAATCGATGGGTGCTACGACGAGGTATCACATCACACGATCTACCTGGCTGAAAATTACAGGCAGAACCTGAAGGATATTGAAACGCTACACCGCCTCTCAGACAACCCGTCGTTTTATGTTCAGAATGCTAGTGTCACAGACTCAACGCTGGCTCCAAAGGGCAGCAGCACCTTATATGTACTGCTACCAGTTACACATGAGACTGGATCAAAAGGGAGCAACTCTGTGGATTGGGAAATGGAGACCCCACGGTTCCGAAAGCTAGCCTTTAAACAATTGGAGAAGATAGGAATCACGGATGTCGAGAGACGAATACGAACAGAGAAGATTATTACCCCATCAGATTGGAGCAGCGAGTTCAATCTTTACAAAGGAGCGACCTTTAGCATGGCGCACTCGTTGAAACAAATGCTGCATCTACGTCCTCATAATCGATTCGAGGACATCGGACAGATGTATCTGGTCGGTGGAGGAACACACCCGGGCAGCGGATTGCCTGTCATCTTCGAGTCGGCCCGAATTACATCACGACTCTTGCTGCAAGACATGAAGATTGAGCCTCGCTGGGAGTCCGTATCACCGATATCCGACGATGAGTTGGTCGGCGTGGCATCATAA
- a CDS encoding aldehyde dehydrogenase family protein: MDEAEEVNAIEFSLRREAQLTWANLPIQRRLDVLRRARFAMSRMADAFSDAIPSHLCRTPADTRVAEVLPLLAACRFLEQRAEKILEVQRLGSRRRPFWLAGLISEVQRVPYGVVLILGPANYPLFLPGVQTLQALAAGNAVMLKPGHGGGPIAKLFAEALYAANLPRSLLEVTDDSVEAAEEALRSSVDKVIFTGSAQTARTVLRVCAEKIIPCVIEASGCDAVVVLPSANLKRVVRAITFGMRLNGSATCMAPRRLLLLGASEDRKRTLVGMLSTAFNECRPVHLGETPRANLGEMFHEAERLGAHVHGSINTEQRPILVTEVKPGMRLAQADLFAPVLSMIDISSETEVLAAQKACPFALTASVFGDEAEAKRLASTLNVGNVLINDVIVATVDPRTPFGGRKESGYGTTRGTEGLLEMTTAKVVTVQRNKSVRHYEVTGDQHRELFDGVILASHSQTIHQRCQGLARAVGAAMRLRRK; encoded by the coding sequence ATGGACGAAGCCGAGGAAGTCAACGCCATTGAATTTTCTTTGCGTCGCGAAGCGCAGCTGACATGGGCCAACTTGCCGATACAGAGGCGCCTTGATGTGTTGCGGCGTGCCAGGTTTGCGATGTCGCGCATGGCCGACGCATTCTCAGACGCAATACCATCTCATCTGTGCCGGACGCCTGCAGATACCAGAGTCGCAGAGGTCTTGCCACTGCTTGCGGCGTGCCGATTTCTGGAACAAAGAGCAGAGAAGATTCTCGAGGTCCAACGATTGGGCAGCCGACGGCGCCCTTTTTGGCTGGCAGGCCTCATCAGCGAGGTTCAGCGCGTACCCTACGGAGTTGTTCTTATTTTGGGACCAGCGAACTATCCACTTTTCTTACCCGGAGTACAGACTTTGCAGGCATTAGCTGCTGGCAATGCAGTAATGTTAAAACCTGGGCATGGCGGCGGCCCGATAGCGAAACTCTTTGCCGAAGCGCTCTATGCTGCGAACCTTCCACGTTCGTTGTTGGAGGTGACCGATGATTCGGTCGAGGCGGCAGAGGAGGCTCTACGGTCCTCCGTGGACAAGGTGATCTTCACAGGTTCCGCTCAGACTGCGCGAACAGTACTGCGAGTATGCGCGGAAAAGATAATCCCATGTGTGATCGAGGCATCGGGATGTGACGCTGTCGTGGTGCTACCTTCGGCCAATTTGAAGCGAGTTGTGAGGGCCATAACGTTTGGTATGCGTCTGAATGGCTCGGCTACGTGCATGGCGCCGCGAAGGCTATTGCTGTTGGGTGCATCCGAGGATCGAAAGAGGACGCTGGTCGGGATGTTGTCCACTGCGTTCAATGAATGCAGGCCGGTGCATCTTGGCGAGACGCCGCGAGCGAATTTGGGCGAGATGTTTCACGAGGCGGAGCGTTTAGGCGCTCACGTGCATGGCTCTATCAATACAGAGCAACGGCCTATCCTGGTGACTGAAGTAAAACCCGGGATGCGTCTGGCCCAAGCCGATCTGTTCGCTCCTGTGCTCTCGATGATCGACATATCGAGCGAGACAGAAGTGCTGGCGGCGCAGAAGGCCTGCCCTTTTGCGCTGACGGCGTCGGTATTCGGCGATGAGGCAGAAGCCAAACGTTTGGCATCAACGCTCAACGTGGGCAACGTGCTGATTAACGACGTCATCGTTGCTACTGTGGATCCGCGGACCCCGTTCGGCGGACGAAAAGAAAGCGGCTACGGAACCACCCGCGGCACTGAGGGACTTCTCGAGATGACTACTGCCAAGGTGGTTACAGTGCAACGCAACAAGAGCGTTCGCCACTACGAAGTAACAGGAGATCAGCATCGCGAGTTGTTCGATGGAGTAATCCTGGCATCGCACTCGCAAACGATACATCAACGGTGTCAAGGCTTAGCTAGAGCAGTAGGAGCCGCAATGCGGCTTCGCCGGAAGTAG
- a CDS encoding phytoene desaturase family protein yields the protein MKVGVIGSGLAGLAAACTLAARGYRVEVFEKNAWLGGKAAQLRAAGFRFDMGPTILIQPSVLGRIFEEAGRRMEDYVPMVRLDPQWRCFFEDGTSMDLRDDASRMAKELEAIWPRMGAGYLKFLETSKQLHSISDRFFFWRSIGSMKDTIDLGGAFDIKVLRDVMRMRLGKTVAGTIREFIPDANVAQMLDHFVQYVGSSPDASPAILCAIGYMQMAEGIWYPLGGTRAVPEALVRLAGELGVVFRTETDVSQILTDVPRHGGRAGGKVTGLVTTMGKVHHFDAVVSNEDAVRTHRELVGGAAAQQFEHKRHYEPACSGVVLYLGLNKRYEHLAHHDFVFSRDPHEEFHSIYELGEPAPDPTCYLAATASTDPTSAPEGGEALYVLVHTPYLREHHDWSKMLPAYRQVILNKLKRTAGLEDIEKRIVFEATLTPQDIHERYRVLNGAIYGISSHGVFQGAFKPANRSKELAGMYLAGGAAHPGPGMPMVMMSGWIAADSLDHDAHR from the coding sequence ATGAAAGTTGGAGTGATCGGAAGCGGATTAGCTGGGCTGGCGGCGGCTTGTACGCTGGCTGCCCGGGGATACCGGGTGGAGGTGTTCGAGAAGAATGCATGGCTCGGGGGAAAGGCTGCACAGTTGCGTGCCGCCGGCTTCCGCTTCGACATGGGACCGACGATTTTAATCCAGCCTTCGGTGCTGGGAAGAATCTTCGAAGAAGCTGGACGACGCATGGAAGACTATGTGCCCATGGTAAGACTCGATCCACAGTGGCGGTGCTTCTTCGAAGATGGAACAAGCATGGACTTGCGCGATGACGCCTCCAGGATGGCGAAAGAACTCGAGGCTATCTGGCCGAGGATGGGCGCGGGCTACCTCAAGTTTCTTGAAACATCAAAGCAATTGCACTCGATCAGCGACCGGTTCTTCTTTTGGCGATCGATCGGGTCGATGAAAGACACCATCGATCTAGGTGGAGCGTTTGACATCAAGGTTCTTAGAGACGTGATGAGGATGAGGCTGGGTAAGACAGTTGCGGGCACAATCCGAGAGTTCATCCCGGATGCGAATGTGGCACAGATGCTCGATCACTTTGTGCAGTATGTGGGAAGCTCACCCGATGCTTCGCCTGCGATTCTTTGTGCAATCGGATACATGCAGATGGCAGAAGGAATCTGGTACCCACTCGGTGGGACACGCGCAGTGCCAGAGGCTCTGGTGAGACTGGCTGGCGAGCTTGGTGTTGTGTTTCGTACAGAGACAGACGTATCGCAGATTCTTACCGACGTCCCTCGGCACGGAGGAAGGGCCGGCGGCAAGGTAACTGGACTCGTGACGACCATGGGCAAGGTGCATCATTTCGATGCGGTGGTCTCGAATGAAGACGCAGTGCGGACCCACCGTGAACTCGTCGGCGGAGCGGCCGCACAGCAGTTTGAACATAAGCGACACTATGAGCCAGCGTGCTCCGGCGTAGTACTCTATCTCGGGCTGAATAAGCGGTACGAACATCTGGCGCATCATGACTTCGTGTTTTCGCGTGACCCCCACGAGGAATTTCACTCAATCTATGAGTTGGGCGAGCCCGCTCCCGACCCCACGTGTTATCTCGCTGCCACGGCCTCGACCGATCCAACCAGCGCCCCTGAAGGCGGCGAAGCGTTATACGTGCTCGTACACACACCGTATTTGCGCGAACATCATGACTGGTCCAAAATGCTTCCCGCGTATAGGCAGGTAATCTTGAATAAGCTAAAACGAACCGCAGGGCTCGAGGATATTGAAAAACGTATCGTCTTTGAAGCGACACTGACCCCTCAGGATATTCATGAACGATATAGGGTACTAAACGGAGCTATCTATGGGATTTCAAGCCACGGAGTCTTCCAGGGTGCATTCAAACCGGCCAACCGCAGTAAGGAACTGGCAGGAATGTATCTTGCCGGGGGAGCCGCACACCCAGGGCCCGGAATGCCTATGGTAATGATGTCGGGATGGATCGCGGCGGATTCGCTCGATCATGATGCTCACCGATGA
- a CDS encoding lysophospholipid acyltransferase family protein: protein MNAPPISLPALRFFRKIVRGYFRRHFHAVRISGAARFSALAKPDAGPVIVYANHSSWWDPMVSVYLAERLMGARRHYAPMDAAALERYAVLKRMGIFGVEMNSARGAMTFLRTSEAILASGGVVWITPQARFVDSRARPLEFKPGLSILASRVAVSTGWCTVVPLAIEYPFWDERLPECLLHFGEPLKVDSPQDSEKLQQELVQSLETAMNTLRFIAIQRDARNFDTLAHGKLGTGGFYGGWQKLKSSLTGRPYQAEHTVLPEYGRDVASCKERGDDL from the coding sequence ATGAATGCGCCACCTATTTCGCTACCGGCTCTTCGCTTCTTCCGAAAAATCGTTCGCGGTTACTTTCGCCGGCACTTTCACGCCGTAAGGATAAGTGGAGCGGCTAGATTTTCCGCGCTGGCAAAACCAGATGCTGGACCCGTGATTGTGTATGCAAATCACAGTTCGTGGTGGGATCCGATGGTTTCGGTCTATCTAGCGGAGAGACTCATGGGCGCCAGGCGGCACTACGCTCCGATGGACGCAGCTGCTCTCGAGCGATATGCAGTTTTGAAGCGTATGGGCATCTTTGGAGTCGAGATGAACTCAGCCCGTGGAGCGATGACGTTTTTGAGGACCAGCGAAGCAATCCTCGCTTCGGGCGGAGTTGTATGGATAACACCGCAGGCACGCTTCGTTGATAGCAGGGCGCGGCCGCTGGAGTTCAAGCCAGGTCTTTCTATTCTGGCATCGAGAGTAGCTGTAAGCACTGGTTGGTGCACAGTAGTTCCGCTTGCCATCGAGTATCCGTTCTGGGACGAGCGGTTGCCAGAATGCTTACTGCACTTTGGAGAGCCACTAAAGGTTGACTCACCGCAGGATTCGGAGAAGTTGCAACAGGAATTGGTGCAATCGCTGGAAACGGCAATGAACACTCTACGCTTCATAGCCATACAACGCGATGCCCGAAACTTCGACACCTTAGCGCATGGAAAGCTCGGCACGGGCGGTTTCTATGGAGGATGGCAAAAACTGAAATCCTCCTTGACCGGACGGCCTTATCAAGCGGAGCACACGGTACTGCCGGAGTACGGTAGGGATGTTGCCTCCTGCAAGGAGCGTGGCGATGATCTTTGA
- a CDS encoding glycosyltransferase family 2 protein, giving the protein MIFDAFTIAVMLCSLAPAVLFCVNWRRYVPPPQAGSLYLPAISVLIPARDEQDGIAAAVESVLANTGVAFELIVMDDGSTDQTADIVEAIAKKDARVRLERTQTLPIGWNGKQHACWALAHAARHDLLCFVDADVRLSPECLARVAALLIQGQRGLVSGFPRQLTETWLERLLLPLIHFVLLGFLPVERMRNTTDPSFAAGCGQFILVQRKDYFACGGHAEIKTTMHDGLLLPRLFRQRGYRTDLTDLTDLATCRMYRNAWQVWQGLAKNATEGLAAPVRILPISLLLFLGQIVPFMLAAWLWLVEGTSLAETIYVVIAIAGAWVPRFMAAYRFRQNWRGGWFHPLGVGILLVIQWYALIRKLAGGSVRWKERSYSEL; this is encoded by the coding sequence ATGATCTTTGACGCCTTCACAATAGCGGTGATGCTCTGTTCTTTGGCGCCCGCGGTATTGTTTTGCGTAAACTGGCGGCGATATGTGCCTCCTCCGCAAGCCGGGTCCTTATACCTGCCCGCGATCTCTGTTCTTATTCCAGCGAGGGATGAGCAGGATGGAATTGCCGCCGCAGTAGAAAGCGTTCTCGCGAACACTGGCGTGGCCTTCGAATTGATCGTGATGGACGATGGCTCGACCGATCAAACGGCTGATATCGTCGAGGCGATCGCGAAGAAAGATGCGCGAGTCAGACTCGAGCGTACTCAAACACTGCCGATCGGTTGGAATGGCAAGCAACACGCGTGTTGGGCGCTGGCACATGCTGCCAGGCACGATCTGCTCTGTTTTGTTGACGCAGACGTAAGACTGAGCCCCGAGTGCCTTGCTCGTGTGGCAGCGCTCTTGATACAAGGCCAACGGGGGTTAGTCAGTGGTTTCCCGCGGCAGCTGACGGAGACCTGGCTTGAACGGCTACTGCTACCTCTCATTCATTTTGTCCTCCTCGGATTTCTTCCGGTCGAAAGAATGAGAAACACTACCGATCCGTCGTTCGCGGCGGGCTGCGGGCAGTTCATTCTCGTTCAACGCAAAGATTACTTTGCATGCGGTGGCCATGCGGAGATCAAGACAACGATGCACGACGGACTTCTCCTTCCAAGGTTGTTCCGGCAACGCGGGTATCGAACAGATTTGACCGATCTCACTGATCTTGCAACGTGCAGGATGTATCGCAACGCTTGGCAAGTGTGGCAAGGGCTTGCCAAAAATGCAACGGAGGGACTCGCGGCACCGGTAAGAATTTTGCCGATCAGCCTGCTTTTATTCCTGGGTCAGATAGTCCCGTTCATGCTGGCAGCATGGCTATGGCTAGTAGAAGGAACTTCGCTTGCGGAGACAATCTATGTAGTCATTGCAATCGCTGGAGCATGGGTGCCGCGTTTTATGGCGGCATACCGTTTTCGCCAGAACTGGCGCGGGGGGTGGTTCCATCCCCTCGGTGTTGGAATACTTCTCGTTATACAGTGGTACGCTCTTATACGAAAACTAGCTGGCGGAAGTGTGAGGTGGAAAGAGCGATCCTACTCTGAATTATAA
- a CDS encoding DNA methyltransferase: MSRLTDLIAQAKTKDPQLGADLDKEFKVLSSRLPFGLNFERHRPEAVELPQRPVRKGDKVRVLPKRGSGKKGDQLLWQVKATRKVGDGKMADLELLGAANTEAQSVVVNDLVIVAEFRDTIYPGLVSTGKVQRGGDRPFHTVINGENYHVLKALTYTHRGKVDAIYIDPPYNSRAKDWKYNNDYVEADDLYRHSKWLAMMERRLLLAKDLLNAANSALIVTIDEKEYLRLGLLLEQVFPEAVIEMVTTVVNPRGRHRPGRFSRSEEYIFTVMLGKATVGQEADPNFGGGSRVPWRTLRRSDATSARGTLKGGPAQFYPIYVNAEGVIEEIGTALPHGVPRETAPFRKGCTAVFPMRDSGLEMNWGLIAPALRKIHSRGYVRVGRHTPGEPQQWEISYLTTGKIKDIDTGRAIIVDREPNGSVIAEYVVDKRKTPTSTWMRPSHNAETGGTLTLTQLLPDRRFPFPKSLYAVEDTLRLFVAAKQEAVVAGWRLSPVHLCY, from the coding sequence GTGTCACGACTGACCGACTTGATTGCCCAAGCCAAAACCAAAGACCCGCAATTAGGGGCAGATTTGGACAAGGAATTCAAGGTTTTGTCGTCACGGTTGCCGTTCGGCCTGAACTTCGAGCGCCACCGCCCGGAGGCCGTGGAGTTGCCTCAGCGTCCTGTTCGCAAGGGTGACAAGGTGCGCGTGTTGCCGAAACGTGGCTCCGGCAAAAAAGGAGACCAGCTCCTTTGGCAGGTGAAGGCGACCCGCAAGGTCGGTGACGGCAAGATGGCCGATCTGGAACTGTTGGGCGCGGCGAACACGGAAGCGCAATCCGTGGTGGTGAATGATTTGGTGATTGTTGCTGAGTTTCGCGACACCATCTATCCGGGCTTGGTCAGCACCGGCAAAGTACAGCGAGGTGGAGACAGACCTTTCCACACAGTCATCAATGGCGAGAACTACCACGTGCTGAAGGCGTTGACATACACGCATCGTGGAAAGGTGGATGCCATCTACATAGACCCGCCATACAACTCCAGGGCAAAAGATTGGAAATACAACAACGATTACGTCGAGGCAGATGATCTCTATCGGCACAGCAAGTGGCTGGCGATGATGGAGCGGCGCTTGCTGCTCGCAAAGGACTTGTTAAATGCGGCGAATTCCGCGCTAATCGTCACCATTGACGAGAAGGAATATCTACGGCTGGGGTTGTTGCTGGAGCAGGTTTTCCCAGAAGCTGTCATTGAGATGGTTACAACCGTTGTGAACCCACGTGGACGCCATCGTCCCGGACGATTTTCGCGGTCAGAGGAATACATCTTTACGGTCATGCTAGGGAAGGCGACGGTCGGCCAAGAGGCAGACCCCAATTTCGGCGGAGGCAGCCGGGTTCCTTGGCGTACTTTGCGACGTAGCGACGCGACTTCAGCGCGGGGCACCCTGAAAGGCGGCCCGGCTCAGTTCTATCCCATCTACGTGAACGCCGAGGGCGTCATCGAAGAGATCGGCACTGCGCTACCTCATGGCGTCCCACGCGAAACTGCGCCATTTCGTAAAGGTTGCACAGCAGTATTTCCTATGCGCGATTCGGGATTAGAAATGAACTGGGGACTTATCGCTCCGGCTCTGCGCAAAATACACTCCCGTGGGTACGTTCGTGTTGGGCGACACACGCCAGGAGAGCCTCAACAGTGGGAGATTTCGTACTTGACTACAGGAAAGATTAAAGACATTGATACTGGGCGCGCAATCATAGTAGATCGAGAGCCAAATGGGAGCGTCATAGCCGAGTATGTGGTCGATAAGCGCAAGACTCCAACTTCTACGTGGATGAGACCCTCCCACAACGCAGAGACTGGCGGCACTCTCACCCTCACACAACTGCTGCCAGATCGCCGATTTCCGTTTCCCAAGTCACTGTATGCGGTTGAAGACACGCTACGTTTGTTTGTGGCTGCAAAGCAAGAAGCCGTCGTAGCAGGATGGCGGCTCTCGCCAGTGCATCTCTGTTACTAA
- a CDS encoding DEAD/DEAH box helicase family protein: MKFTLKRSYQTDAARDTLSNLKKARKYWHGEADKTAFSLTAVTGAGKTVMAAAVFEALFHGDDEFDFDADPGAVVIWFSDDPALNEQTRFRLMEASDRLSHTDLVPVENTFSRDKFQAKKIYFINTGKLSKNSLLTRGFDQEEVETRAGAQLLELRPDSRSYTIWETIQNTIEDPDLTLYLVLDEAHRGIGNPTAADRNGKNTIVQRLINGANGVPGVPVVWGISATVERFNAAMEVAVNRTILPNVLVDSAKVQESGLIKDTILIDIPDEAGDFDTVLVRRATDKLKASTSAWAEYAKHQEESHTVVPLMVLQVPNKPDPNDIGRALDTIYQQWPELPSGSVAHVLADHIAQQFGNHNVPYISPELVQDRAWVRVLIAKDAISTGWDCPRAEVMVSFRAATDYTHITQLLGRLVRSPLARRIPGNERLNAVECLLPNFKKKTVGDVVKALMKGDDTMQPSTGRILVNPVEVKPNPAASAAVWEVFEALPSQTQPQRGAKPAKRLTALAHELASDDILPGAGKLAHADMHKALDKFQESEKVKIEAKRKAVMTVDGKTIVADLKGKNKSFDDFWEDADMAVIEDAYRRAARIFTPDISRTYAEFLAYKVAAPDEPDEFEESIIESRVSIAALGLVMEAQGYFDAEADKLATAWLAKYGNEIKKLTDDRKEAYRQIVEMSSEPQDLELVKPETKFEPTKVIENDKETEFPTYKNHLLCDENGNYPANLNSWEIAVAETESKRKGFSFWYRNPQQPGQSSLGIAYLDGDQYKIVRPDFIFFSTLEDGKVVGDIVDAHGLYLNDALPKLRGLALFAEAHSVAYRRIESVAEVKGKLRALNLKREDVRNAIAIAKDAASLFVGRLASDYE, translated from the coding sequence ATGAAGTTCACGCTAAAGAGAAGCTACCAGACGGATGCTGCACGCGATACCTTGTCCAATCTCAAGAAGGCCCGCAAGTATTGGCACGGCGAGGCCGACAAGACCGCGTTCTCCCTGACTGCCGTCACCGGCGCGGGCAAAACGGTCATGGCCGCCGCTGTGTTCGAGGCGCTGTTTCATGGTGATGACGAATTCGATTTCGATGCAGACCCTGGCGCGGTGGTGATCTGGTTCAGCGACGATCCAGCGTTGAACGAGCAGACCCGGTTCCGCTTAATGGAAGCCAGTGACCGGCTCAGCCATACTGATCTAGTTCCAGTCGAAAACACCTTCAGCAGGGATAAGTTTCAGGCGAAGAAGATTTATTTCATCAACACCGGAAAGCTCTCCAAGAACAGCTTGCTGACCCGCGGCTTCGACCAAGAGGAAGTGGAAACAAGAGCCGGTGCGCAGTTGCTGGAACTCCGTCCTGACTCGCGGTCATATACGATTTGGGAGACCATCCAGAACACCATTGAAGATCCGGACTTAACTCTGTATCTGGTACTGGATGAAGCGCACCGCGGAATAGGAAATCCCACCGCTGCCGACAGGAACGGTAAGAATACCATCGTCCAGAGACTCATCAACGGCGCGAACGGCGTACCGGGCGTTCCAGTAGTCTGGGGTATTTCGGCCACAGTGGAACGCTTTAACGCAGCTATGGAAGTTGCTGTCAATCGCACGATCTTGCCCAATGTACTGGTGGATTCTGCCAAAGTGCAGGAATCTGGTCTTATCAAAGACACCATCCTGATTGACATCCCGGATGAGGCGGGTGATTTCGATACCGTGCTGGTGCGCCGAGCGACGGACAAGTTGAAAGCATCCACCTCTGCTTGGGCTGAGTACGCCAAGCATCAGGAGGAGTCGCATACTGTGGTTCCGCTGATGGTGTTGCAGGTTCCCAACAAACCTGATCCGAACGATATTGGCCGAGCGTTGGATACCATCTATCAGCAATGGCCGGAGTTGCCCAGCGGAAGCGTGGCGCATGTGCTTGCCGACCACATCGCGCAACAGTTTGGCAACCACAACGTGCCGTACATTTCGCCAGAGTTGGTGCAGGATCGTGCTTGGGTGCGTGTGCTTATTGCCAAGGATGCCATCAGTACGGGCTGGGACTGCCCGCGGGCAGAGGTGATGGTGTCCTTCCGTGCTGCTACGGATTATACCCACATCACACAGTTGCTGGGCCGCCTGGTGCGTTCGCCATTGGCTCGCCGTATCCCTGGCAATGAGCGATTGAATGCAGTGGAATGCCTGTTGCCGAATTTCAAGAAGAAGACGGTTGGTGACGTTGTCAAGGCTCTGATGAAGGGCGATGACACGATGCAGCCTTCTACTGGACGCATCCTCGTCAATCCTGTTGAGGTGAAGCCCAATCCTGCGGCATCAGCGGCTGTTTGGGAGGTCTTTGAAGCATTGCCATCCCAAACGCAACCACAGCGTGGAGCAAAGCCTGCAAAGCGTTTGACTGCGCTTGCGCACGAATTGGCTTCCGATGACATTCTTCCCGGTGCTGGAAAGTTGGCTCATGCAGACATGCACAAGGCTTTGGACAAGTTCCAAGAGAGTGAGAAGGTGAAGATAGAGGCCAAACGCAAAGCTGTGATGACGGTAGACGGCAAGACCATAGTTGCCGACCTAAAAGGTAAGAACAAGAGTTTCGATGATTTCTGGGAAGATGCGGATATGGCAGTGATCGAGGATGCCTACCGCCGTGCCGCGCGCATCTTTACCCCGGACATTTCGCGCACCTATGCCGAGTTCCTTGCTTACAAGGTGGCCGCGCCGGATGAACCGGATGAATTCGAGGAATCCATTATCGAATCGCGTGTATCTATCGCCGCTCTGGGTTTGGTGATGGAGGCGCAAGGTTATTTCGATGCCGAGGCCGACAAGCTGGCCACGGCTTGGCTAGCCAAATACGGCAACGAAATCAAGAAGCTGACCGATGACCGGAAGGAAGCCTACCGACAGATTGTCGAGATGAGCAGCGAGCCGCAAGATCTGGAGTTGGTCAAGCCGGAAACCAAGTTCGAGCCGACCAAGGTAATAGAGAACGACAAGGAAACAGAATTTCCGACCTACAAGAACCATCTATTGTGCGATGAGAACGGCAATTACCCGGCGAATCTAAATTCATGGGAGATCGCTGTTGCAGAGACCGAATCAAAGCGCAAGGGTTTCAGCTTCTGGTATCGCAATCCCCAACAACCTGGGCAATCTTCGCTTGGCATCGCTTACCTTGATGGTGACCAATACAAAATCGTCCGCCCTGACTTCATCTTCTTCTCCACCCTAGAAGATGGGAAGGTTGTTGGTGACATTGTTGACGCTCACGGCCTCTATTTGAACGACGCGCTACCCAAACTGCGAGGATTGGCACTGTTCGCGGAGGCGCACTCAGTGGCTTACCGGCGGATCGAATCCGTTGCCGAGGTAAAGGGCAAACTGCGCGCCTTAAACTTGAAACGAGAAGACGTGCGCAATGCCATTGCAATCGCAAAGGATGCTGCCAGCTTGTTCGTTGGACGCTTAGCCAGTGATTATGAATGA